Proteins encoded together in one Ictidomys tridecemlineatus isolate mIctTri1 chromosome 3, mIctTri1.hap1, whole genome shotgun sequence window:
- the LOC144375757 gene encoding keratin-associated protein 26-1-like, translated as MSCHNACSGNYSSGCLRNSCHVPLNAPVALCSTNVSCGDVLCVPGVCQNQSWFPGNCQETSGELNSCQPANCETSSCSSTAYYVPRPCQGSGFLPTSSFLSSSCLPVSYRPLSYVSSHCRPTTPLVTSFQPTGCVSSGYRPLTCLPNSGRPLNLLPYGYRPTGCVTYNPQAGNIVSSSFRPLQPHSSSCQTLPHVFSTCRPSCSAQGGL; from the coding sequence ATGTCTTGCCACAACGCCTGCTCCGGAAACTACAGCTCAGGGTGTCTCAGAAATTCCTGCCATGTTCCTCTCAACGCCCCTGTGGCCCTCTGCTCTACAAATGTGAGCTGTGGAGATGTGCTCTGTGTACCTGGTGTCTGTCAAAACCAGTCCTGGTTCCCAGGCAACTGCCAGGAGACCTCTGGGGAGCTGAACAGCTGCCAGCCTGCCAACTGCGAGACCTCCAGCTGCTCTTCCACGGCTTACTACGTGCCCAGGCCCTGCCAAGGATCCGGCTTTCTGCcaacctcttccttcctctccagctCCTGCCTCCCAGTATCCTATCGGCCTCTGAGCTATGTATCCAGCCACTGTCGTCCAACGACTCCCCTGGTCACTAGTTTCCAGCCCACGGGCTGCGTGTCCAGTGGCTATCGCCCCCTGACCTGTTTGCCTAACAGTGGCCGACCCCTGAACCTCCTCCCTTACGGGTACCGACCCACGGGGTGTGTGACCTACAATCCTCAAGCAGGGAACATTGTGTCCAGCAGCTTCAGACCTCTGCAGCCTCACTCCAGCAGTTGCCAGACTCTGCCCCACGTGTTCAGCACTTGCCGTCCATCCTGCTCGGCCCAAGGAGGCCTGTAG